A genomic region of Gossypium hirsutum isolate 1008001.06 chromosome D01, Gossypium_hirsutum_v2.1, whole genome shotgun sequence contains the following coding sequences:
- the LOC107922239 gene encoding uncharacterized protein produces the protein MAHHIRSRGDSILDSFSLTPLPYPVLLILSLTSVFLGISSYLNYESAVESADQQMSWVLFATPVVLILLARWLSSMEVSGMLFGLSPWERIRRTHHHPSEGTSPWAVAAFIVLLLVLLQYQSIFRESWLV, from the coding sequence ATGGCCCATCATATTAGAAGTAGAGGTGACTCCATCTTGGATTCATTCTCTTTAACTCCTCTGCCTTATCCTGTTCTGCTAATCCTTTCTCTCACATCTGTATTTCTCGGAATATCAAGTTACCTTAACTACGAATCGGCTGTGGAATCTGCCGACCAGCAAATGAGTTGGGTACTTTTCGCCACACCAGTCGTGTTAATACTCTTGGCACGATGGCTCTCCTCTATGGAAGTCTCTGGTATGCTGTTTGGGTTATCACCCTGGGAACGTATCCGCCGGACTCACCATCACCCTTCTGAAGGTACCTCACCCTGGGCGGTGGCTGCTTTCATTGTGTTGCTGTTAGTCCTGTTGCAGTACCAGTCCATTTTTCGTGAGAGCTGGCTGGTATGA
- the LOC107922238 gene encoding uncharacterized protein → MVDKSVKLTKKNKRKFNSSQEKSSLRKRRRNDLLIKEAKEGESSARTEPELNPSEERPWRNLQLILSLQNKQTDLQKKVELAFDFVDSEEKEVRNDVAGDDETVNISRMIVFLSDWIQSLLVSPQKTDKVDGVVDACLDFKCWRIFEFCLKESLKLHVSLNFSRNLLRAIGYIARNVLSFVSDPSVSSNESVFAGEGFELYGVVLDCVSLLFSFQHGLSNGNLELWISNIDVVLQLVHKIHALNLGGGNIGAFAMQFSCVVLEPFAKFLRIHPTRKNGFRDFVDKLLEPLLLLLDVLYGCVNENNSFLTRNLLMLVEEVLSHGLFHPVHIDGFLGLRSVEKYALKIDAKDSNVVIKSYHRHLFDKLESMVKKNIVLSGIGRLFHLFVARIKKQKGASAAGTAGKVGGTRCMEDELSGHLSTDPSPSSRVIPDNNYRSSTYSAEARKSLFDFFVQLLEPLLLEMDGYMQSNLAARVSLVDVHCTLKSINSLVASFVHEKVYVRTEDISEGACLNFLKKVYNTVISFAAKLFGLSEMDIDGKTRKEMFPLLAKELFLAVGHFLDIEYDVIGSDLISLWLMILSYLTSLSYLDLPDQSLLISPILDLGCQLVNLYSALRQVNNSIFTLCKAVRLLITHHQESETSCTRVFAYSASLSNEATAASVAILLGSQEFKLAVHHAIKSIPEGQASELIQQLTADVSESMEWLKIGCSVTDGKEIERLHVRDHGMLSIHKQLELLGRVLSEIYMVLLDSLSVTAGNCILLGPSIKELVSTIYPFTCSLGEKCLDGVNVFLFSVMGTTSENMVAENEKEKHGISIQWIFVFLFRLYMSCRSLYRQVISLTPPSTSRKLSLAMGDAFTAYTGRDWMEKSDWTDDGYFSWIINPSLSLLDLIHHITDTYIKDNIEDCCPLIYVLHIMALQRLVDLSRHRCSLEYLLEQNEKLMQVQKFDDADLSYYSKKDRKLKRRILVLEQEAVQLADFVLGYLSLVANNHSSILSSDDTSCEKKAHESDKWDFGICSVNNKSLPIAIWWIICQNIDILCIYADAKKLKKKFKTFLTLLIQTSLPCLSKTFQQVEKHKIEKDGQPKKISLYQISQGLLKDSTLYDHKFVRRNLSSSFCHALENLALLLFGDSSVSDRNFNSFPVWSEVLSTLDNSPAVVSGRRYVKHDSPTRSISNSCNEQSSMNPTALPFKTVKDCKSLLNLLCWMPKGFLSSKSFSKLATCVVHLDQLVVAELLHCQGTLSSYGCELFQLFVTCRRTLKNIIMALCEENIEASLSSLLSVAEGSYFITWLFKSVSAVTELLDTMSEDCISEYKIKKFSLMDHTSYVFFAISKYQFSQAVDFIGNSEQPCKHFSGFVSDQNILNEPLLRFNNLKDSEALKSLSIIAESLKEQAESLLSSLKEALGIAQVGIEKEAENINKMSFLVSCFGGFLWGLASALNQLGEKCGELKTKLSRWKSEPLSKIKICTNVFVDLISDVLHMFLENGQQRRSDSDSQSSDKFDYRRDSLVFNDLVVLPCLNKHLLLGLLKGDHPDRAVLLRQLLITYSAILRLNLRVGGPLLSSGMAPLIIDMSKFLLLELANSVQSPPPFTFVWLDGAVKYLEEVGSHFTFTDSALNENVYGKLIELHLRGIGKCISLQGKRATLESHERESSSKILRDDTGLSESFLSHGSHFLDEFKARLRRSFSVFVKNPSELQLMSTIEAIEKALVGVQGAHARIYEITAGSANGGMVSSTVAGGIDCLDLLLEHGSGRKCLSVIKRHIRGFVAALFNIILHLQSPLIFYRKSVSNEGDRNLDPGSVVLMCIEVLTRVSGKHALFQLDLCHIGQSLRIPGALFQDFHQLRISEGPVSSNTFLDEQNHNSTVSIEYHVLDQQFSINLFAACCRLLYTILKHHKSECERCIAVLEESVSLLLHCLETVGADLLVRKGYFSWEIQEGVKCAGFLRRIYEEIRQQKDVFAGHCYKFLSTYIWVFSGYGPHKTGIRREIDEALKPGVYALIDACSANDLQYLHTVFGEGPCRNTLASLQRDYKLNFQYEGKV, encoded by the exons ATGGTTGATAAATCTGTGAAGTTAACAAAGAAAAACAAGAGGAAGTTTAACAGTTCCCAAGAAAAATCGAGTCTTAGAAAACGCCGCCGTAACGATTTGTTGATCAAGGAAGCAAAAGAAGGTGAAAGCTCGGCGCGGACTGAACCGGAGCTGAATCCCAGTGAAGAACGCCCATGGAGAAATCTACAGTTAATTCTTTCCTTGCAAAACAAACAAACCGACCTTCAAAA AAAGGTAGAGCTGGCTTTTGATTTTGTTGATTCAGAAGAGAAAGAAGTAAGAAACGATGTGGCTGGAGATGATGAAACGGTGAATATATCTCGAATGATTGTTTTTCTAAGTGATTGGATTCAGTCATTGTTAGTTTCTCCTCAAAAGACTGATAAAGTTGATGGAGTCGTTGATGCTTGTTTGGATTTTAAATGTTGGCGGATTTTTGAATTCTGTTTGAAGGAGTCTTTGAAATTGCATGTATCTTTGAATTTCTCTCGGAATTTATTAAGAGCAATTGGTTACATTGCAAGAAATGTTTTGTCTTTTGTTAGCGATCCATCTGTGTCTTCAAATGAATCAGTTTTTGCTGGTGAAGGGTTTGAATTGTATGGTGTAGTTCTTGATTGTGTTTCCTTGTTATTCTCATTCCAACATGGCTTGTCAAATGGAAATTTAGAGTTATGGATTTCCAATATTGACGTAGTGCTTCAGCTTGTTCACAAAATTCATGCTCTGAATCTTGGTGGTGGCAATATAGGTGCATTTGCCATGCAGTTTTCTTGTGTGGTTCTTGAGCCATTTGCCAAGTTTTTGAGGATTCACCCCACTCGGAAAAATGGGTTTCGTGATTTTGTAGACAAGCTTCTTGAGCCCTTGTTGCTTCTGCTAGATGTCTTGTATGGCTGTGTTAATGAGAACAATTCTTTCTTGACAAGGAACTTGTTGATGTTGGTTGAAGAAGTATTATCTCATGGGTTATTTCATCCAGTTCACATTGATGGATTTTTAGGCTTGCGCAGTGTGGAAAAGTATGCTCTGAAAATTGATGCAAAAGACTCAAATGTGGTCATTAAAAGTTATCACAGACATTTATTTGACAAACTAGAGAGCATGGTAAAGAAGAACATAGTATTGAGTGGTATTGGACGATTATTTCACTTGTTTGTTGCTCGaattaaaaagcaaaaaggaGCTTCAGCTGCAGGGACTGCTGGAAAAGTTGGAGGTACTAGGTGCATGGAAGATGAGTTATCTGGTCATTTGTCTACAGATCCATCTCCAAGTAGTAGGGTAATTCCAGATAATAACTATAGATCTAGTACTTACAGTGCAGAAGCACGGAAGTCactatttgatttttttgttcaGCTTTTGGAGCCTCTCCTGCTTGAGATGGATGGCTACATGCAATCTAACTTGGCAGCTAGGGTCTCATTGGTAGATGTTCATTGCACACTGAAGTCCATTAATAGTTTAGTTGCCAGTTTTGTACATGAAAAAGTATATGTAAGAACAGAAGATATCTCAGAAGGAGCTTGTCTTAATTTCTTGAAGAAAGTTTATAATACAGTAATCTCATTTGCTGCGAAATTATTTGGCCTGTCAGAAATGGATATAGATGGCAAGACACGCAAGGAAATGTTTCCTTTATTAGCCAAGGAGTTATTTCTTGCTGTAGGGCACTTCTTGGATATTGAATATGATGTTATTGGGAGTGATTTAATTAGCTTATGGCTCATGATACTTTCTTACTTGACCAGTCTCTCTTATTTAGATTTACCAGATCAATCCTTATTGATTTCCCCAATACTTGATCTTGGGTGCCAGCTGGTTAATCTTTATAGCGCACTTCGCCAG GTGAATAATTCTATTTTTACACTCTGCAAAGCAGTGAGACTTTTGATAACACACCACCAGGAAAGTGAAACGAGCTGCACCAGAGTTTTTGCATACTCAGCATCCTTATCTAATGAAGCAACTGCAGCATCAGTGGCAATTCTTTTAGGCTCACAAGAATTTAAATTGGCTGTTCACCATGCTATTAAATCCATACCAGAAGGGCAAGCGAGTGAACTTATTCAGCAATTAACTGCAGATGTATCAGAATCGATGGAATGGTTGAAAATTGGTTGCTCAGTAACTGatggaaaagaaattgaaagattgCACGTAAGAGATCATGGCATGCTAAGCATTCACAAACAACTAGAACTCTTGGGAAGGGTGCTATCTGAAATTTATATGGTATTGCTAGACTCACTTTCAGTTACTGCAGGAAACTGCATTCTGCTTGGGCCTTCTATAAAGGAGCTAGTAAGTACTATTTATCCTTTCACTTGTAGTCTGGGAGAAAAATGCCTTGATGGTGTCAATGTGTTCCTGTTTTCTGTCATGGGAACAACTTCTGAGAATATGGTGGCTGAGAACGAAAAAGAAAAACATGGAATATCAATACAATGGATCTTTGTTTTCCTATTTCGACTGTACATGTCTTGCCGAAGCTTGTACAGGCAAGTCATTAGCCTTACACCTCCCAGCACATCACGGAAATTGTCATTGGCAATGGGGGATGCATTCACAGCGTATACTGGTAGGGATTGGATGGAGAAATCAGATTGGACTGATGACGGCTACTTTTCTTGGATTATTAATCCTTCACTGTCTCTTCTTGATCTTATACACCACATAACAGACACATACATTAAAGACAACATTGAAGATTGCTGTCCACTGATTTATGTACTGCATATTATGGCTCTCCAAAGGCTAGTGGATTTAAGCAGGCATAGATGCTCTCTTGAGTATTTATTAGAGCAGAATGAGAAGCTGATGCAGGTTCAAAAGTTTGATGATGCTGATTTGTCATATTATAGCAAAAAAGACAGAAAGTTGAAAAGACGCATCTTAGTTTTGGAGCAAGAGGCAGTGCAGCTTGCTGATTTTGTGCTGGGATACCTTTCATTAGTAGCTAATAATCACTCATCAATCCTCTCCTCTGATGACACATCTTGTGAGAAAAAGGCGCATGAAAGTGATAAATGGGATTTTGGTATTTGTTCTGTGAACAATAAGTCGTTGCCGATTGCAATTTGGTGGATTATTTGCcaaaatattgatattttatgCATTTATGCTGATgctaaaaagttaaaaaagaagTTTAAAACATTCCTCACTCTTTTGATCCAGACTTCCCTTCCTTGTTTATCAAAAACCTTTCAGCAGGTTGAAAAgcataaaattgaaaaagatggtCAGCCAAAGAAAATAAGTTTGTATCAGATTTCACAAGGTCTTCTAAAAGATTCCACTCTCTATGATCATAAA TTTGTTCGCAGGAATTTGTCATCAAGTTTTTGTCATGCATTGGAGAATTTGGCGCTGTTACTGTTTGGCGATTCATCAGTTAGTGACaggaattttaattcatttcctGTTTGGTCAGAGGTTTTAAGCACACTTGATAACTCACCTGCGGTTGTTTCTGGTAGAAGATATGTTAAGCATGATTCACCTACAAGATCaatttcaaattcatgcaatGAGCAATCTTCTATGAATCCAACAGCCCTTCCTTTCAAAACTGTGAAAGATTGTAAGAGTTTGCTTAATCTTCTATGTTGGATGCCAAAAGGATTTTTGAGTTCAAAATCATTCTCCAAGCTAGCCACATGTGTCGTCCACCTTGACCA GCTTGTAGTTGCAGAGCTTTTACACTGTCAAGGAACACTGTCTTCATATGGTTGTGAGCTTTTCCAATTGTTTGTCACTTGTCGGAGGacattgaaaaatattattatggCATTGTGTGAGGAGAATATAGAAGCTAGTCTGTCTTCACTTCTTTCAGTTGCTGAGGGTTCATATTTTATCACATGGCTTTTCAAGTCAGTATCTGCTGTGACTGAACTCCTAGACACAATGTCGGAGGACTGTATTTCTGAGTACAAAATTAAGAAATTCTCATTGATGGATCACACATCTTATGTCTTCTTTGCTATAAGCAAATATCAATTTAGTCAGGCTGTTGATTTCATTGGAAATTCTGAGCAACCCTGTAAACATTTTTCTGGTTTTGTCAGtgatcaaaatattttaaatgaaccTCTTTTGCGCTTCAATAATTTGAAAGATAGTGAAGCCTTGAAAAGTTTGTCTATTATTGCTGAGAGTTTAAAGGAACAGGCAGAGAGCTTACTTTCTTCTTTGAAAGAAGCCCTTGGTATTGCACAAGTAGGAATTGAGAAAGAAgctgaaaatattaataaaatgtcTTTCTTGGTTTCTTGCTTTGGTGGGTTTTTATGGGGCTTAGCATCTGCCTTGAATCAGTTGGGCGAAAAATGTGGGGAGCTAAAGACAAAATTGTCACGATGGAAAAGTGAGCCTCTCTCGAAAATAAAAATCTGCACAAATGTGTTTGTTGATCTTATTAGTGATGTCTTACACATGTTCCTTGAGAATGGCCAACAGCGAAGAAGTGATTCTGATTCTCAAAGTTCTGACAAGTTTGATTACAGAAGGGATTCtctggtttttaatgatttagttGTGCTTCCTTGTCTAAATAAGCATTTGCTGCTGGGGTTGCTAAAGGGTGATCATCCTGATAGAGCAGTTTTACTTAGGCAGCTATTAATTACTTATTCTGCTATTCTAAGGCTAAATTTGCGTGTTGGTGGTCCTCTCTTGTCATCAGGCATGGCACCTCTCATAATTGACATGTCAAAATTCTTGTTGTTGGAGTTGGCAAACTCAGTTCAAAGCCCGCCACCATTTACTTTTGTTTGGTTAGATGGTGCAGTTAAGTATTTGGAAGAAGTCGGGAGTCACTTTACGTTCACTGATTCTGCCTTGAATGAAAATGTATATGGCAAGCTAATAGAATTGCATTTAAGGGGCATAGGAAAATGCATATCTTTACAAGGAAAAAGAGCTACTTTGGAATCTCATGAGCGAGAATCAAGCTCTAAGATACTCCGTGATGATACTGGTTTATCCGAGTCATTTCTTTCTCATGGCTCACATTTTCTAGATGAATTCAAAGCTAGGTTGAGGAGGTCATTCAGTGTGTTCGTTAAGAATCCGTCAGAGTTGCAACTAATGTCAACAATAGAGGCTATCGAGAAAGCATTGGTGGGAGTACAAGGAGCTCATGCAAGGATATATGAAATAACCGCTGGAAGTGCCAATGGTGGCATGGTCTCCTCAACTGTTGCGGGTGGCATTGACTGCTTGGATCTACTTCTTGAGCATGGTTCAG GACGCAAATGTTTGAGTGTGATTAAAAGACACATTAGAGGCTTTGTTGCTGCTCTATTCAATATAATCCTGCACTTGCAGAGTCCATTAATATTCTACAGAAAATCTGTGAGTAATGAAGGTGACAGAAACCTTGATCCGGGATCTGTTGTTCTTATGTGTATTGAGGTATTGACCAGAGTTTCTGGAAAACATGCTCTGTTTCAACTGGATCTGTGCCACATAGGGCAGTCTTTGCGTATCCCTGGTGCACTTTTTCAAGATTTCCATCAACTAAGGATTTCTGAAGGACCAGTATCAAGTAACACATTTTTGGATGAACAAAATCACAATTCCACTGTAAGCATCGAATATCATGTTCTGGACCAACAGTTCTCTATAAACCTCTTTGCTGCTTGTTGCCGATTATTGTACACCATTCTGAAACATCACAAGAG TGAATGTGAACGGTGCATTGCGGTGCTTGAAGAATCTGTTTCCCTTCTTCTTCATTGTTTGGAGACAGTGGGTGCTGATCTACTGGTCCGAAAAGGTTATTTTTCATGGGAAATACAAGAGGGAGTGAAATGTGCTGGTTTTCTCCGAAGAATCTATGAAGAG ATAAGGCAGCAGAAAGATGTCTTTGCAGGGCACTGTTACAAGTTCTTGTCAACCTACATATGGGTTTTTTCAGGATATGGTCCCCATAAAACTGGCATTAGAAG GGAGATAGATGAAGCTCTAAAACCAGGTGTTTATGCATTAATAGATGCTTGCTCAGCTAATGATCTTCAATATCTTCATACAGTATTTGGAG AGGGTCCTTGTAGAAACACTTTGGCCAGTTTGCAACGTGATTACAAACTGAATTTCCAGTACGAGGGGAAAGTCTGA